From Eubalaena glacialis isolate mEubGla1 chromosome 5, mEubGla1.1.hap2.+ XY, whole genome shotgun sequence, one genomic window encodes:
- the LOC133092335 gene encoding ubiquitin-conjugating enzyme E2 D2, producing MALKRIHKELNDLARDPPAQCSAGPVGDDMFHWQATIMGPNDSPYQGGVFFLTIHFPTDYPFKPPKVAFTTRIYHPNINSNGSICLDILRSQWSPALTISKVLLSICSLLCDPNPDDPLVPEIARIYKTDREKYNRIAREWTQKYAM from the coding sequence ATGGCTCTGAAGAGAATCCACAAGGAATTGAACGACCTGGCGCGGGACCCCCCAGCACAGTGTTCAGCAGGTCCCGTTGGAGATGATATGTTCCATTGGCAAGCTACAATAATGGGGCCAAATGACAGTCCCTATCAGGGTGGAGTATTTTTCTTGACAATTCATTTCCCAACAGATTACCCCTTCAAACCACCTAAGGTTGCGTTTACAACAAGAATTTATCATCCAAATATTAACAGTAATGGCAGCATTTGTCTTGATATTCTACGGTCACAGTGGTCTCCAGCACTAACTATTTCAAAAGTACTTTTGTCCATCTGTTCTCTGTTGTGTGATCCCAATCCAGATGATCCTTTAGTGCCTGAGATTGCTCGGATCTACAAAACAGATAGAGAAAAGTACAACAGAATAGCTCGGGAATGGACTCAGAAGTATGCGATGTAA